The sequence below is a genomic window from Streptomyces sp. NBC_00582.
GTGACCGACGAGGGTCCGGGGATGACCCCCCGGGAGCGGGAGAAGGCCATGCAACGGGGCGGGTCCGGCGGCGGGGCCGCCCGCTACGGCATCGGCGGGAACGAGGGCTGGGGGGTCGGATTGTCCGTCGCCCACATGCTGGTCGCCTCCCAGGGCGGTGAGCTCACCCTGGAGAACGGCCCCGGGGGGCGGGGGCTGACGGTGCACGTGCGGTTCCCGCAGGTGACGTCGGCCGGAGCCCGCCCGCACCACTTCCTGCCGGACGTCCCGCGGGGCCCGGTCAGCCGATGACGCCGCCGTCCACCCGGAGCACGGACCCGGTCACGTAGGACGCGCGCACCAGGTAGGAGACGCCGTCGGCGACCTCCGCCGCCGTCCCGAACCGGCCCAGCGAGATCGAGGACAGCAGGCCGTTGCGGGTCTTCTCGGACAGTCCACCGAGCATCTCGGTGTCGATGAAGCCCGGCGCGATCGCGTTGACCCGGATGCCGAACCGGCCCAGTTCCTTGGCCAGGGAGCGGCTGAACCCGATGATGCCGGCCTTGGTGGCCGCGTAGTTGGTCTGGGTGGCGTTGCCGAGCACCCCGGACACCGAGGAGACGTTGACCACGCAGCCCGACTTGCGCTTCATCATGGGGAAGACGGCCGCGCGGCACACGTTGTAGGTGCCGGTGAGGTTGACGTCGACGACGTCGTGCCAGTCGGCGTCGTCGAGGCCGGCCAGGGGACCGTCCCGGACGATGCCCGCCGACGTCACGACCGCCTGCAGCGGGCCCAGTTCCTCCTCGGTCCGCGCCACCCACTCCCGGACGGCCTCCCCTTCGGCGACATCGGTACGGGAACCGACGGCGCGTCCGCCGAGTTCCGACGCCTCCTTCTCCAGCGTCCGGGCGTCGTCGCCGCCGGACCGGTGGCAGAAGGCCACGTCGAAGCCGTCCCGCACCAGACGGAGGACGACGGCCCGGCCGATGCCGCGCGAACCGCCGGTCACCAGGGCGACGGGGCGGGACTGCTCAGTGCTCTGCATACATGTCTCCTGGTGTCTCCTGGAAACGGGCAGGGGGAGGTCCGTGTCCCGCCCGGACGGGCCGGGCGGGACACGGACGGGAGTCCCCGGTCCGGGCCCGGCGCCGCACCGGCGGGCCCGGACCGGGGGGCGGACGCGGGGGGCCGGGTTCCGCCCGCGTCCGCGGGCAGGCGTGGCCCTGCCCGCGCGCGCCGGGGTCAGGGGCCGGCGACGCGCAGCAGGGCGGCGGCGGCCATGCCGCCCGGGTCGACCGAGGTGATCACCGCGGTCCGCCCCGCCGAGGACGGGTCGTGCTCGGCCAGGCCGAGGACCGAGGCGATCTGGAAGGCCGAGGACGCCGAGTGTGTCTCGCCGATCAGGTCCGCCACCGGTGGGAGCACCGCGTCGGAGCCGAACACCTCGGTCAGCAGGGCGTGTTCGGCCCGGCCGGCCGCGTCGGCGGCACCCGAGGGGGACACCGCCCAGACCTGGTCCGGTTTCTCCTCGGCAGCGGACAGGACCCCCTCCACACAGCGCCCCACGGCGGTGCGCCAGTCGTCGTCGACGACCATCCGGGTCCGTACGG
It includes:
- the fabG gene encoding 3-oxoacyl-ACP reductase FabG; its protein translation is MQSTEQSRPVALVTGGSRGIGRAVVLRLVRDGFDVAFCHRSGGDDARTLEKEASELGGRAVGSRTDVAEGEAVREWVARTEEELGPLQAVVTSAGIVRDGPLAGLDDADWHDVVDVNLTGTYNVCRAAVFPMMKRKSGCVVNVSSVSGVLGNATQTNYAATKAGIIGFSRSLAKELGRFGIRVNAIAPGFIDTEMLGGLSEKTRNGLLSSISLGRFGTAAEVADGVSYLVRASYVTGSVLRVDGGVIG